A window of Methylobacterium bullatum genomic DNA:
TCGAGGCCGCTCAATCGGCAATACGTCCAGACATAGAAATCGGCCAGTCTCGCGCGGACCTGCGCATCGGCCGCCTTCGCCCAAGCGTTGACGGCGCCGGTGCGTCCGGATCGAAGGATGAGCTCGGTGCGAGCGACGTCCGCTGCGGGATGCCCTGCCGTCGATTTCTCCCAATCGATGACGACCAGACCGTCCGGCGTGTAGAGCGCGTTCTCGGGGTGGAGATCTCCGTGGCAGAGGTTGTCCCCGTCGGGCAGGCGATCGAGCACGGCGAGTGTCGTCTGCTTCAACCAGGCGGGCACTCTCGCTCTGGAGACTTGAACACGGAGTGCGTCCTGCTGATTGGGAAGCGGGGCATTGACGATCGTGTGGATGCCGATCTGAATACGGGCGAGTTGCCTCAGGGCGCCCAGCAGGCCGACCGGGTTCCTCCTGAAATGTTCGAGAACGGTCTTGCCATCGATGTGCTCGAACAGCACGCCGGATCGTCCTTGCCGCTCGATGATTCCCAAAGGGGCCGGGACGCGCAGGCCCTGGGAATGAGCGAAGGACGTCGCGACGAACTCCTTTTCGGCGAGGGACTTTCCCCATTTCGCCTTGTAGAGTTTCAGTATCTGCCCCGATTTTTCGACGAAGACTTCGGCACTTCGTCCCTCACCGATGCGATGTGCCCGATCGAGCGCGACCTCTTGCTGCGATACCATATCGATCCATCGTCATGGCCCCCTGAATGCCATGCGCGAGAGTATGATCGCTGAAGATCAGCCGGCAATCCATTCCGGGACGGGATCGGTTCCGGCAGGGGGACGAGGTGCCGCTGCACACATCACGCAGCAAAAACCCCGCTCCGGCTTTCGCCGGGCGGGGTCTGAATGCACGGGCTCTTCACCCTGAAGTCTGCAGCCCGTCAGTAGCCGTAACGGTAAGCCCGCCGATAATTCCGGTCCTGGCGACGCAGGTGAGCGTCATAGCGGCGTTCATGGAGCATCTGGCGGCGAATGTGCTTCCGATAACGATACTGGGGCGAATGCCCGTAACGGGGCCGGTACCCGTACCCGTACTGGACGGTTTCGGTCGCTGCCGGCTGTCCGAGCGAGGTGGCATCCACGGCCAGGGGAGCGGCCTGGGCCGTTGACGTCAAGCCGGCACATACGAGCGCCGCGGCGAGCGCGAGGGAGCGCAGGTCTTTCATCGGATATCCTTCCTTGTGGGTAGGCCGGCGGAATCTAGGGCGGCGAAGCTTGGCTTCAACCGAAAAAATTCGCCTCGGCGCGAGCCCGGCAAGTCGGCTCGTTCAGAGGGAGGGCTCCTCGGAAGGACCGTGCCCCGTCATACCCTCTCAAAATCCGCGCATTCATGCCGATGATGCCCGGCGCGGCGAGGCCGGGCGCGATGAGGGAGAACCATGCGACGCTGTTTCGTCTGTGAGGCCGACATCCTCGCGCCGACGGACCGGCACATCGTCCACGAGGATGGGCGGCGGCGGGCGTTTCCCATCGCCTGTGCCTCGTGCGGCGTGCTTGTCCAAGACGGAGCGGACCCGGCCGCATGCTGGGCCGATCTCGCGCGGGCTCTGGCCGGGCGCGCGTTCCGCCTCGATCCGCAAGCGCCCTACGGTCTCGACATCTACACCCTGCGCCTTGCCGCCACCCGGCTGCGCCGTGGCGTGAGGCCGGTCGGCGAGGCCGACCGCGCGGCTCTGCTGCATCCCCATTCCGAGCGGGCCGCCGGCGGCGACCTGTTCGATCTCGACGCCGCGCTGCCCGCGACGGTCTCGCTCGGCCTCCTCTGCCGGCCGCAGGATCTTGATGCCGTGCTAGCCCGCCTTCCCGCCCACGCGGCCTGGACCAGCGACGTGGCGATCCTCGTCGACGCCCCCGACAGCCAGCCGGTTTCCGCCGCCATCGCCGGTTATCCCTCCGGCGCCGTACGGATCGCCGCCCGTCCCCTCGCCGGCGATTTCGCGGCCCAGCGCAACGCCCTGCAGGACCTGTCGCGGCGCGCCTGGATGCTCCAGCTCGACGCCGACGAGGCGCTCGCGCCCGCATTGGGCGAACTGCTTCCGGCGCTGGCCGCCCTGGCCGAGGAGGGAGACGTCCTCTCCATCGGCCTGCCCCGGCGCAACCGCGTCGACGGAATCCTGTCGGATGTCTATCCGGACGTTCAGTACCGCCTGAACCGCGCGCATGTCCGCTTCCGCGGGCGTGTTCATGAGCGGCCCGATCTCGGCGGCGCGTGGCGGCGGGGCTTCATCACCCTCCACGGTGCCATCGAGCACCGGCTCTCGCGCGCCCATGTGGAGGCGCGGTCCCGGCGCTACGAGGCGATGGACCCCGGCCGGGGGCGGCCGGAGGAGGAGACGGCGCTGCTGCGCCCCTACCGGCCCTGACCCGCCGACGCGATGGCGCGTTCGTAGAGCGCCAGGGTCTCGGCCCCGAGCCGCGCCCGGTCGAAGGCCCCGCTCGCCGCCAGGGCGCGGTCCCGCAGGCGCAGGCGGAAGGCGGAATCCAGGAGCAGCGGACGGATGGCCTCGGCCAGGGCCGCCCCCGTCGTTTCCCGCGCGAGAATGCCTGCGCCCGGCCCACCGATGAAGGCGCGGGCGCTGGCATCCTCGGCGCAGGCCACCACCGGGCGGCCATGGGCCAGGGCCTCCTGATAGACGAGGCCGAAACTCTCGTAGCGCGAGGGGGCGAGCACCGCATGCGCTCGCCCATAGGCGGCCTCCAGGGCCACCGCGTCGATCCGGCCGAGGGGGCGCAGGCGCCGTCGCGCGGCGGCGGGACAATCCGGCGGGAGATCGCCCTCGGGCACGCCGACGAGGGCGATCTCGAAGGAGGGAAGCGTCCTGGCTTCGCAATCGGCCCCGAGGATCGCGGCGGCGGCGAGCAGGAGATCGAACCCCTTGCGCGGCTCGGCCCGGCCGACGAACAGCAGGCGGACCGGACCGTCCGTGGCCTCCGGGTAGGGTGCGGCACGCGCGCGTTCCAGCATCTCCGGGGGCAGGCTCAGGCCGATCACCGCATGGGGCCGGACGATATGGGGCCAGGCCGGATGAAGGCCGTAGAGCGCCGTCATCCGCGCCGCGTGCTCGCCGGTATTCGAGATCAGGCCGGCGCTCGCCCTCGCCTGCCGGCGTTCCAGGCGGTCGGCGGCGAGACCGTCCAGGCGGTCGCGCAGGGAGGTGGCCGGTTCGCGCGAGAAGGCGGCGGGCGTCGAGTTGCGGGTCACCAGGGGCGGGGCCGCGCCGCCTCCGAGGAGGGCGGCCGGCCCGTACCAGTTCGTGGCCTCGATGCAATCGAAGGGATGCCGGGCATGGGCCCGCAGCACCGCCCGACGAAAGGCGATGGGCGCGGCGAGGTGCCCGGCCGATCCCCACAGGCGCAGCCGCGCGAGGGTTGAGCCCGGCGGGAGGCCGATCCCCTCGATTCCGACGCCCGCATGGTCGCCGGACCCGGTGCGGTCGAGGGTGAACACCGTGACGGCGATGCCGAGCGCGCTCAGGCTCTCGGCGATCTCGCGCGCCGCGGTGGAGAGGCCGCTCGGGGCGGGGGGATAGTCCCAGGCGAGGAGCGCCGTGCGCATGCGCCCGCTCACCGGCCGAGCAGGCGCCGGTAGATCGCGAGGTAGTCGGCGGCCATGCGCTCGGCGGTGAAGCGCGCCTCGAAGCGGCGGCGCACCTGCGCCCGGTCGAGCTCGCCCACCCGCGCCAGGGCCGCCACCGCCTCGGCCTCGGAGGAGACGACGAAGCCCGTGACCCCGTCCTCGACGATCTCGGGCACGGAGCCCCGGTTCCAGGCGATCACGGGAGTGCCGCAGGCCATCGCCTCGATCATCACGAGGCCGAAGGGTTCGGGCCAGTCGATGGGAAACAAGAGGGCGCGCGCGCCGCCGAGGAGCCGGCCCTTGGCGGAATCGTCCACCGGGCCGACATAGACGGCGTCGTCACCGAGCAGCGGGCGGACCGCCCGGTCGAAATAGTCCGGGTTGCCCACATCCACCGTCCCGGCGAGGCGGATCGGCAGGCCCGCCGCGCGGGCGACGCGGATGGCGACGTCGGGCCGTTTCTGGTCGGTCATCCGGCCGATGAAGGCGAGATAGCCCTCCGGCTCGCTCCGCAGGGCGTAACGGTCGCGGGCGATGCCGTGATGGACGATGCCGGCGCGGTTGGCCGCCGGGATGCCGGCTTCCTGCGCCGCCGAGATCGCCGCCACGGGCAGGTCGGGGAAGCCGGCGAAGAACAGCGCCCGGTCGCGCTCGTCCACGCGCCAATGCACGGTGGTCAGGCTGCGGCATCGCCGCGCGCCGAGCACGGGAGCGTGCGCGAACTCGCCGTGGCAATGGACGATGTCGAACGCGTCGAGGCGGCGGGCAAGCGCCTCCATCTGCAAGGCTTCCAGGGCCGCGGGCACTCCCGGAGCCACCCGGCCCTCACGGGCTTCCAGGGCGGCGAGACTGAGATGATCCCCGACCCTTGGTATATCTGTCACACTGTCCGCCGGGGCGAAGAGCGTTACCTCAACCTGCAAGTTTCGCAGTGCTATGCTGAGATCATGGATGACGCGCTCCGTCCCGCCATGATGCGTCGGAGGGGTCGGAAAGATGTTGGGTGCGACCTGCGCGATGCGGATCACGGGTTGTTCTTGCGTTTTAGGTATGAAAGTCGACATTTTATCCGTGGCTGACGCGCCGGCACCCCGCCGCTGATGTTCGTTCTTCATATCGCGCTTCAAGGATGTCTTCGCGGTGACGATGTCGCCTACGGCCTCACCGCCGATACGGGCGGCCATATCCGCTACCTGCTCGATCTCGTCCGGGCCTGTGACCGGGACCCGGCCTCGGACCGGATCGTCATCGCCACGCGCCTGTTCGAGAGTGCGCTCGGGGCCGACTACGCCGTGCCCGAGGAAGCCGTATCGGACAAGGTGACCATCGTGCGACTCGCCAGCGCGTCGCCGGATTACCTGCCCAAGGAAGCGCTGCACGGAGAGGTGGCGAGCTTCTCCGAAGCCCTCGTCGCCTGGATCGCCGCGCGGCCCGTGCGCCCCGCCATGATCCACGCGCATTATGCCGATGCTGCCGCCGTCGCCGCCCTGGTCGAGGACCGGCTCGGCATCCCCTTCGTGTTCACCGCGCATTCCCTCGGGCGGGTGAAGGCCCGCGCCATGGGCCGGCCGCCGGCCGATACCCCGTCCCTGGCCCACCGGATCGCGGCGGAGGAGACGGCCCTGGCCCGCGCCGCCCTGGTCATCGCCTCCTCGCGCGACGAGGCGGAAGTGCAATACGCGACCTATGCCGCCTACGATCCCGGCCGCATCCGCGTCCTGCCGCCGGGCAGCGACCTGGCACGCTTCCACGCGGCCCGGACCTGCCCGAGGGTGGACGCCTCCATCGACCGTTTCCTGCGCGATCCGGACAAGCCCGCGCTGCTCGCGCTGGCCCGGCCCGTGGCGAGGAAGAACCTCGCCGCCCTGGTCACCGCCTATGGCGAGAGCCCGGAACTGCAGGCGCGCGCCAACCTCGTCCTCGTGGCCGGCACCCGCGACGACCTCGCCGACCTCGACGGCGGCATGGCCGAGACCATGCGCGACCTCCTCGTGCTCATCGACCGCCACGATCTCTACGGGCGGGTGGCCTATCCGAAGACCCACCGCCCCGACGACGTGCCGGCCCTCTACGCCTATGCCCGCGAGCGCGGCGGGGTGTTCGTCAACCCGGCCCTCAACGAGCCCTTCGGCCTGACCCTGCTCGAGGCCTCCGCCGCCGGCCTGCCCCTGGTCGCCACCGACAGCGGCGGCCCCAACGACATCGTCGAGACCTGCGGCAACGGCCTCCTCGTCGATCCGCGTGATCCGGCCGGGATCGCGCGGGCCTGCCTGCGCATCCTCACCGAGCCCGGCCTGCGCGAACGCTACGTCGCCGGCGGCGAGCGGGCGGCGGCGGCCTACGATTGGGACCGGCACGCCTTGCGCTACCACGCCCTGCTGCGCGCCCTCGGGGCGGCCGAGGCGCCGTCGAGCCATCCGCGCCAGCTCCTGATCTGCGACATCGACAACACCCTGGTCGGGTGCGACGCCGGCCTCACCGCGTTCCGCCAATGGCGCAGCGAGCAGGAGGGCCTCGCCTTCGGCGTCGCCACCGGGCGGTCGTTCCACAGCGCCATGGCGATCCTGGAGCAGCAGGCGAGCCCGCGCCCCCAGGTGATGATCACGTCGGTGGGTTCGGAGATCTACCATCTCGACGCCAATGGGGTGAGCTACACCGCTGACCGGTCCTGGCGGGACACGGTCTCCCGTGGCTGGAGCCGGGAGGACGTGCGGGCGGTGCTCGGGCAGGTTCCCGACCTCGTTCCGCAAGGCCCCCTGGAACAGCGCCCGCACAAGCTCAGCTATTTCGGCGACGCCGCCACCGCCCGGCGCGTGCGCGGCAGGCTCGACGCCGCGGGCCTCGCCGCCTCCATCATCCACAGCCACGGCCGCTACCTCGACGTGCTGCCGCCCGCGGCCTCGAAGGGGACGGCGGTCGACCATGTCCGCGCCCTGTACGGCCTCGCCGAGGGCAACGTGTTCGTGGCGGGCGATTCCGGCAACGACGTGGAGATGCTGCGGGCGCGGCGACAGGCGATCATCGTCGCCAACTTCTCCGACGACCTCGCCACCCATGCGGCGCTCGGCCATTCCTACGTCGCCCGCGCCTCGCATGCGCGCGGCGTCATCGAGGGCGTGGCGCATTTCCGGAAGACGCCCGTCCATGCCGGCTAGAGCGCTCTCCGTCAGCGTTCTCACCCTGGTCCGCCACCGCGAGGAGCATCTGCGCAACCTGATGCGCGGGCTCGCCCGGCAGACGGTGGCGCCCCTGGAACTCGTGATCGCCTGGATGCAGCCGGAGCCGGCCGCCGACCTGCCGGATCCCGGCTGTCCCGTCCGGCACCTGCACGTGCCGGGGGAGCCGATGCCGCTCGCCGCCGCCCGCAACCGCGCCGCCGAGGCGGCGGAGGGCGAGCGCCTGATCTTCCTCGACGTGGATTGCATCCCCGGGCCGGGGCTCGTCGCGGCCTATGCCGGAGCCGAGGCCGAGGCGCTGCTGCTCGGCGAGGTGCTCTACCTGCCCGAGGGCGCCGTCGGGCCGGACCTCGATTGCGAGGCACTCGACCGCGCCGGGCGGGTGCATCCGGCCAAGCCCCCGATCCCGGAGACGGGCCTACGCGCGGAGCCCGAGGCGCGGGAGCTCTGGGGCCTGTCCTTCGCCCTCTCGGCCTCCGCCTACCGCAGCGTCGGCGGTATGGACGAGGGCTTCTCGGGCTATGGCGGCGAGGAAACCGACTTCGCCGTGCGCCTCGCGGCCTCCGGCCTGCCGACCTTCTGGATCGCCGGGGCGCGGGCCTACCACCAGCATCACCCGGTCCACGTGCCGCCCCTGCCGCATTTCGACTCGATCCTGCGCAACGCGTCCCGCTTCCATGCCCGGCACGGCAGCTGGTGCATGGAATACTGGCTCGGCCAGTTCCGCGATGCCGGCCTCATCGCCTGGGACGCGCAGGCCAGCTCCATCCGGCGCCTGCGCACCCCCGACCCCGCCGAGATTGCCGCCGCCCGGCAGCCCGGCACGCGCCTGTTTTCCTGAACCGTTCCGAGCCCCATGACGAAACCCATCGCCTTCTTCGTCCATCACCAGGGGCGCGGACATGCCAACCGCACCCGCGCCGTGGTGGCCGAGTTTTCCGCCACGCGGCCGGTCTCCGTCCTCACCGCCGATCCGAGCCTGTTCGACGGGTTCTCCCGCGACATCGAGATCGTCGCCCTGCCCAACATGATCGGCGCCAGGGTGCCCACCGCGCGGCTCTTCGCCGAACCGACGCCCCGCGTGATGCATTGCGTGCCGCTCGGCGTGAGCGAGACGCGCCGGACCATGCGCACCATCCTCGACCATCTCGACGACCGGGAGGTCGGGTTGTTCGTGGTGGACGTCTCGGCCGAGATCGCCCTGCTGGCGCGCGCTGCGAGCGTGCCGGCGGTGCAGATCCGCATGCACGGCGACCGCTCCGACATCGGCCATGTGGGCGCCTACGAGGCCTGTATCGGCATGCTCGCCCCCTTCGACGCGCGCCTCGAGCAGGACGATTACCCCGCGTATCTGCGAGAGAAGACCTTCTACAGCGGCGGCCTCTGCACCAGCGTCGATCCGGTGCTCCCGCGCGCCGAGGCCCGCGCCCGCCTGCGGCTCGATCCCGACCGGGAGATCGTCGTCGCCGTGACCGGCGGAGGGGGCAGCGGCACGCCCTACGCGCCCCTCACCGTGGCGGCGCGCGCGGTGCCCGACGCCCTCTGGCTGACCCTGGGGCCGACCCACCGCGAGGGCCACGAGACCGATTTCGGCAACCTGCGCGAACTCGGCTGGGTGCCGTCCGTGACCGATTACCTCGCCGCCGCCGACATCGTCATCGCCTCGGCCGGCGACAACACCGTCCACGAGGTGGCGCGGGTGGGCGGGCGCCTCGTGGTGATGCCCGAATGGCGCTATTTCGGCGAGCAGACGCGCAAGGCCGAGGCCTTGGTGCGCCTTGGCGTCGCCGTGCAGGCCCCGCACTGGCCCGGCGACCTCCAGGGCTGGCGCGATCTCCTCGAGCGGGCGCGCCGGCTCGACGGCGAGACCCTGCGCCCGCTCCACGCCCCGGACGCCGCCGCCCGCGCCGCCGGCTGGCTCGAAGACCTCACCGACGAACTCTGGGCCGGCGCGCCCGCCCCCTGAGCCCTTCCGCTTCCCAAAATCGGACTTCGAGAATGTCGACCGTTTCCGTCGTGACGCTGGCCAAGGGACGGCCTGCCCATCTGACCAACCTCGTCCTCGGCCTGATGCGTCAGACGCAAGCACCCGCCGAACTCGTCGTCGCCCGCATGCAGGACCAGCCCTACGACCTGCCGGAGGCGCCGTTCCCGATCCGCCAGATCCCGGTGGCGGGCGACCCGCTGCCGCTGGCCGCCGCGCGCAACCGCGCCGTGGCGGCCGCGTTAGGGGAGGCTGTGGTCTTCCTCGACGTGGACTGCATCCCCGCGCCCACCCTCGTGGCGGATTACGCCCGCCGCCTCGACGAATGCGACGGCTTGCTGATGGGCGAGGTGCTCTATCTCCCCGGCGGCGCCACCGCCGGCGCGTGGAACTACGACAGGTTCGCGGATGTCGCCGTCCGGCATTCGGACCGGCGCGGCCCGCCGGCCGAGGGGATCGAGATCTGCAACGATTATCGCTGCTTCTGGTCCCTGAACTTCGCCATGCGGAAGGCGACCTTCCTCGGCGTCGGCGGTTTCGACGAGCGCTATGTTGGCTATGGCGGCGAGGACACCGATTTCGGCAAGCTCCTCGACCAGCGCGGCATCGCCATCGCCTGGCTCGAAGGCGCGCGCGTCTATCACCAGTACCACCCGCACCACATGCCGCCGATCCACCATCTCGACAGCGTGGTGCGCAACGCCGAACTGTTCGAGGCGAAGTGGGGCTACCGGACCATGGGCCATTGGCTCCATGCGTTCCGCCTCATGGGCCTGATCGACGACACGCCCGGGCGGCCGATCCGCATCCTGCGCCGGCCGGACGCGGACGACCTGGCACTCACGGGCCAGCAGAGCCACCAGCCCTATTCCAACACCGCCTCGGTCATCCGCATCCTGGATGCGCGCAACGCGGCCCTCACCGAACGGGCCGGAACCCTCGCGGCGGAGCCCGAGCCGGCATGACAGCCATCCGATGAGGATCGCGCTCCTCGCCCATGTGCGCCAGCCCATCGCCCAGCCCTTCAAGGGCGGCATGGAGGCCCATAGCTGGCACCTCGCCCGGGGGCTGCAGGCCCGCGGCCACGAGGTCGTGCTGTTCGCCTCCGGCGACAGCGACCCGCGCTTCACCCTCGACCCGGTCCTGCCCGAGCACCAGGAGCGGACGTTCCCCGGCCAGGAGCATACCGGCAACCCGGCGCTGATCGCCCATCTCGATGCCGGCTACGCCGCCGCCTGCGACCGGATCGCCGCCGGGGGCTTCGACGTGGTCCACAACAACAGCCTCAGCCGCCTGCCCCTGGCGCGCGGGCGGACGGAGGCCGTGCCCACCGTCACCTCCCTCCACGTGCCGCCCTACGATGCCCTGCGCTGGTTCGTTCACGACGGTGTCGCCCCCTCGCACCGGATCACGGTGACGTCGCAAGGGCAGCTGCATGCCTGGTTCCCGGATGGGGCGCCGCCCGGAGTGTCGGTGCTCCATAACGGCATCGACCCGGCCGATTGGCCCTACCGCGACCGTGGCGACGGCAGCGCCGTCTGGTGCGGCCGGATCACGCCCTACAAGGGGACGCATCTCGCCATCGCGGCGGCGCGGAAGGCGGGCATCGCCCTCACCCTCTTCGGCTCGACGGAGGACGCCCCATACTGGGAAGAGGCGGTCAGGCCACGTCTCGGCGGCGCGATCCGCTATGGCGGCCATCTCGACGGGGCCTCCCTCGCGGCGGAGATCGGCCGGGCCTCGGTCTTCCTGTTCACCCCCTGCTGGGACGAGCCGTTCGGCCTCGTCGCCATCGAGGCCATGGCCTGCGGCCTGCCGGTGGCCAGCATTGACAGGGGAGCGGCCCGCGAGGTCATCGGCGAGGCGGGCGCCTTCGCCCCGCCCGGAGACGACGCCGCCCTCGCCGACGCGATCGGGCAGGCATTGGCCATCCCACGGCGGAGCGCCCACGACCGCGTCCGCCGCCATTTCACCCATGAGGTCTGGCTGGACGCGTGCGAGGCGCTCTACGCCGACGTCCGACACTCGCATCCCGCCGGCCGGGATCGATAGAGAGCCCGGCGTGCCGCGCCTCCCGCCGGGATGCGTGGTCCGCCTCGGGCGTCGTCGGGTGGCCGTCCCGACATTCCGAGGTTCCTGGCCGTCCCCGGCTTCCTCGGCCGGCCGGCCCCGACCGCCACCCCCGACATA
This region includes:
- the mshA_4 gene encoding D-inositol 3-phosphate glycosyltransferase, which produces MRTALLAWDYPPAPSGLSTAAREIAESLSALGIAVTVFTLDRTGSGDHAGVGIEGIGLPPGSTLARLRLWGSAGHLAAPIAFRRAVLRAHARHPFDCIEATNWYGPAALLGGGAAPPLVTRNSTPAAFSREPATSLRDRLDGLAADRLERRQARASAGLISNTGEHAARMTALYGLHPAWPHIVRPHAVIGLSLPPEMLERARAAPYPEATDGPVRLLFVGRAEPRKGFDLLLAAAAILGADCEARTLPSFEIALVGVPEGDLPPDCPAAARRRLRPLGRIDAVALEAAYGRAHAVLAPSRYESFGLVYQEALAHGRPVVACAEDASARAFIGGPGAGILARETTGAALAEAIRPLLLDSAFRLRLRDRALAASGAFDRARLGAETLALYERAIASAGQGR
- the mshA_5 gene encoding D-inositol 3-phosphate glycosyltransferase is translated as MIRIAQVAPNIFPTPPTHHGGTERVIHDLSIALRNLQVEVTLFAPADSVTDIPRVGDHLSLAALEAREGRVAPGVPAALEALQMEALARRLDAFDIVHCHGEFAHAPVLGARRCRSLTTVHWRVDERDRALFFAGFPDLPVAAISAAQEAGIPAANRAGIVHHGIARDRYALRSEPEGYLAFIGRMTDQKRPDVAIRVARAAGLPIRLAGTVDVGNPDYFDRAVRPLLGDDAVYVGPVDDSAKGRLLGGARALLFPIDWPEPFGLVMIEAMACGTPVIAWNRGSVPEIVEDGVTGFVVSSEAEAVAALARVGELDRAQVRRRFEARFTAERMAADYLAIYRRLLGR
- the mfpsA_3 gene encoding Mannosylfructose-phosphate synthase — protein: MFVLHIALQGCLRGDDVAYGLTADTGGHIRYLLDLVRACDRDPASDRIVIATRLFESALGADYAVPEEAVSDKVTIVRLASASPDYLPKEALHGEVASFSEALVAWIAARPVRPAMIHAHYADAAAVAALVEDRLGIPFVFTAHSLGRVKARAMGRPPADTPSLAHRIAAEETALARAALVIASSRDEAEVQYATYAAYDPGRIRVLPPGSDLARFHAARTCPRVDASIDRFLRDPDKPALLALARPVARKNLAALVTAYGESPELQARANLVLVAGTRDDLADLDGGMAETMRDLLVLIDRHDLYGRVAYPKTHRPDDVPALYAYARERGGVFVNPALNEPFGLTLLEASAAGLPLVATDSGGPNDIVETCGNGLLVDPRDPAGIARACLRILTEPGLRERYVAGGERAAAAYDWDRHALRYHALLRALGAAEAPSSHPRQLLICDIDNTLVGCDAGLTAFRQWRSEQEGLAFGVATGRSFHSAMAILEQQASPRPQVMITSVGSEIYHLDANGVSYTADRSWRDTVSRGWSREDVRAVLGQVPDLVPQGPLEQRPHKLSYFGDAATARRVRGRLDAAGLAASIIHSHGRYLDVLPPAASKGTAVDHVRALYGLAEGNVFVAGDSGNDVEMLRARRQAIIVANFSDDLATHAALGHSYVARASHARGVIEGVAHFRKTPVHAG
- the kfoC_1 gene encoding Chondroitin synthase yields the protein MSTVSVVTLAKGRPAHLTNLVLGLMRQTQAPAELVVARMQDQPYDLPEAPFPIRQIPVAGDPLPLAAARNRAVAAALGEAVVFLDVDCIPAPTLVADYARRLDECDGLLMGEVLYLPGGATAGAWNYDRFADVAVRHSDRRGPPAEGIEICNDYRCFWSLNFAMRKATFLGVGGFDERYVGYGGEDTDFGKLLDQRGIAIAWLEGARVYHQYHPHHMPPIHHLDSVVRNAELFEAKWGYRTMGHWLHAFRLMGLIDDTPGRPIRILRRPDADDLALTGQQSHQPYSNTASVIRILDARNAALTERAGTLAAEPEPA
- a CDS encoding Glycogen synthase gives rise to the protein MRIALLAHVRQPIAQPFKGGMEAHSWHLARGLQARGHEVVLFASGDSDPRFTLDPVLPEHQERTFPGQEHTGNPALIAHLDAGYAAACDRIAAGGFDVVHNNSLSRLPLARGRTEAVPTVTSLHVPPYDALRWFVHDGVAPSHRITVTSQGQLHAWFPDGAPPGVSVLHNGIDPADWPYRDRGDGSAVWCGRITPYKGTHLAIAAARKAGIALTLFGSTEDAPYWEEAVRPRLGGAIRYGGHLDGASLAAEIGRASVFLFTPCWDEPFGLVAIEAMACGLPVASIDRGAAREVIGEAGAFAPPGDDAALADAIGQALAIPRRSAHDRVRRHFTHEVWLDACEALYADVRHSHPAGRDR